The window ACAACCGGACAGCAGCAGAACTGGGGACCAAGGCTGACCCTGAAAAGGATATAATAAAAGTTGATGGCAAGAGGATATTGTTTGATACTCAAAAGGTCTATATCCTTCTGAATAAGCCAAAGGGATGCATATCTACAGCATTTGACCCGCAGCAAAGAGAGACAGTTGTTGACCTTATAAAAACAGGGGCAAGGGGCAAGGGGCAAGGGGCAAAGATAAAGGCAAGGGTATTCCCTGTGGGCAGGCTTGACTTTGATGCTGAAGGTGCAATCCTCCTTACAAACGACGGCGAACTCACAAACAAACTCATCCACCCGAGATACAAAATCCCCAAAAAATATCTGGTAAAGGTCAGCGATGCGCCTGATGAAAAGGACATTGAAAAATTAAGAAAGGGCGTTCATCTTGAGGACGGAAGAACTTTGCCTGCTGATGTAAAATTTGTTAAGAAAACAGAGACAAACTCATGGCTTGAAATAACTGTTTATGAAGGAAGGAACAGGCTTATAAAAAGGATGTGCTTTGCAATTGGACATTCTGTTCTGAAATTAAAAAGGATAGAATTTGCAGGCATAAAGTTGGGAAATTTAAAGCCTGCAGAATACAGGTTATTGACAAAAAGAGAGGTTGAAGGGCTGAAGAATTTATAAGAAGGAAAAGCGGAAAATTTATTGTAGTGGCGTAATGTAATATAATATGTAATGAAGTATCCTATCTTAAAGAAAGATTGGTCGCTATAGAAGAATGGATTATGGCATTTTCAAGTATTTCAAGTGCCTTTCTCATCTCGTCTATTGTTGTTATTAAAGGCGGCATAAAGCGGATGATGTTTTTGTCAATTCCGCATTTTATGAGGATGAGTCCATCTTCTTCACACTGGTTACAGACCTTTTTGCAGAATTCTGCATCAGGGGATTTATCAGTTCCTGTCTTGCTGCTTGACAGGACAGGCTTTATAAATTCAATCCCTATCATAAAACCAAGCCCTCTTACATCACCTATTGCAGGATATTTTTTTTGTAAATCCTTTAACCTTGTCAAAGCATAATTACCGCCCTTTTCTGCATTATCAAGCAAATTATCCCTTTTAATCGTCTTAATTGTTGCAATGCCTGCTGCACATGAAACAGGGTTTCCGCCGAATGTTGTGCCGTGTGCACCATATGACCACTTTGACATGATTTCTTTTGTCCCTGCAACTATAGACAAGGGAAAACCAGATGCAATGCCTTTAGCAATGGCTATAATGTCAGGTGTAATATTAAAATGCTCTGATGCAAACCATTTGCCTGTCCTGCCAATGCCTGTCTGTACTTCGTCAAGTATCATAAGGATGCCGTGCTCTGTGCAAAGATTTCTTAATTCAACAATGTATTCCTTTGGAGGCACAGCATAGCCCCCCTCACCTAAAACAGGCTCAATAATAATGGCTGCAATCTCTTCAGGGATTATTTCATGCTTTAGCATCCTTTTTAAATATTCAAAACAATCCATTGAACAAGTATCCCTTGTATGCCCGAGAAAACATCTATAACAATATGGGTAAGGCGCTCTGAACACAGAAGGTAAAAGCGGATGATAGTTTTTCCTGTATTTTGCACTTGATGTGGTTAGTGTTAATGCGCCAAGTGTCCTCCCGTGAAATGCGCCTGTATATGCAATTATCCCCTGCCTTTTTGTTACAAACCTTGCAAGTTTTACTGCACCTTCAACAGCCTCTGCACCGCTGTTTGAAAAAAAGAACATATCAATGCCATCAGGGGTAATCTCTTTTAATTTTTGTGCAAGGATAACCTCTGACTCATAGCGAAAGATACAGCCTGAATGAATGATTTCATCCAGTTGTCTTTTGACAGCATCAATTACAAGAGGCGGACGATGCCCTACATTTGTTGTTGCAAGTCCTGATGAAAAGTCCATATATCTCTTGCCATCTTGAGATTCTATATACAAACCTTCTGCCTTTTTGACAATGATGTCGGTATGAAATGTTAAGGCAGGCGTCAAAAGTTCCTTTGCATGGTTTAATAAGTCTTTCATGGCATCTCCTTAAATCTTGGTAACAGTTTATCTTCTTCCATAATCTCCCCTGCCATATCATACTCCCCTGCCTCTGTTATCTCTACAGAAACTATATCACCCGCATTGGCTGTGCCGCTTGTTATGTATGTGATGCCGTCTATGTCAGGTGCCTGTGATACTGCCCTGCCTTTTAACAGCAAATCCGTCTCATCGCTTACACCTTCAACCAGAACCCTTACAACTGAACCAATAATCCCCTTATTATGTTCAAGGGAAATCTTTTTCTGCACATGCATTATCTTTCTGAGCCTCTTTTCTTTTACCCAGTCTGACACCTGATTTTTCATTTTGTATGCAGGTGTGCCTTCTTCTTTTGAATATTTGAATACGCCGAGCCTGTCAAATTTTATGCCTTTTACAAAGTCCATAAGTTCATTAAAATCATCTTCGGTCTCTCCGGGGAAGCCAACTATCATAGATGTCCTAATGATGGCATCAGGGATTTTATCTCTTATTTTTTGTATAAGTTTTGTAATCCCATCCCTTGTTGTAGTTCGGTTCATTGCATTTAAGATTTTCTTGCTTATGTGCTGGATTGGTATGTCAAAATATTTGCACATCTTTTTTTCATCTCTAATAAGTTTGATGAGGCTGTCTGTAATTTTGCTTGGGTAAAGGTATAATAATCTGAGCCATTCTATGCCTTCTATTTTTACCAGGCGCCTTAAAAGTTCCTCAATGGTTTTTGAATCCCTATCCATTCCAAATGATGTTGTATCCTGTGCAATAAGGTTAATCTCTTTAACACCCTGTAATGCAAGGTTTTCAACCTCTTTTACAATTGATGTAATGCCCCTGCTTCTGAATTTGCCCCGTATACCCGGAATTGTGCAGTAAGAGCAGTCATTTGAACAGCCTTCCGCTATCTTTATATATGCAGAATATCTCGGTGTTGCAAGGATTCTTGGGGTATTGTAATCATGGATATAGACAGGTTTGTCAACTATAATCCTCTCTGCCCCATTTTTAATTATATCGGCAATCCTAAAATATTCGCCTGTCCCAATAAAATAATCAACCTCTGGCAGTTCATCCGCAAGTTCATCCTTGTATCTTTGAGTCAAACAGCCTGTTACAATAAGAAGTCTGCATCTGCCTGTTTTCTTATATTCTGCAAGCCGTAATATCTCATCAACGGATTCTTTTTTTGCATCACTGATAAAACCGCAGGTATTAACAATAAGGATATCTGCATCATCTTCATCTGAAACGAGATGATACCCATCTTCTTTTAAAATACCCAGCATGACCTCAGAGTCCACCAGATTTTTTGGGCATCCAAGACTAACAAGGCATACACTTCTATTTTTCATCTAAAAATAACCTCACAAGCGGTTGACTACATCACTGGCACACCGTCTGGGCAGGAGGCTTCTAGAGGATTTTTCTCCCATAAGGGAGAAAAATGGTTTGCAGGCGGGGTAGTCAACCGCTGAACTATTTACTGGGATGAATATATGTATAATTTCCCTTTATTATTTGCAAAGAGGAGTTTGTTATACGCAGCAATAGGGGTTGTAGATATGGTAGAATTTATATTTTCGGTCCATACGATTTCACCATTATCTATATTGAATATGTCAATATAACCTTCATACACTGTTAAAAATTCCACATCAAGAAATGTCTTTGAATAGTTTGATGCAACTATAAGATGGTTGCCAGCAATGATTGCTGATGCAGGGTTTCCTTTGGTAACCTTTTCTCTCCACAGACTTTCCCCTGTAATCTTATTTACAGCAAATATCTGTCCTCCCTGATTCAGGAGAAAGATAGTATTTTTCTTTATTGCAAAATCAATGGACTTGGTAATATCAAATCTCCACCTTTCATCGCCTGTTTCAGCATCCAGAACAATCAAAACCCCCTCGCCATTTATCAGGTATATCTTACCGCTGTCTATTACAGGTGTTGAACGGACATAAATATCTTCCTCGTAAATCTTTTTCTTCCATATTTCTCTACCGGATGGTGCATCCATATTTACTAGAAATCCATCTGAAAAAACCATATACACCCTGTTTTTATAATACGATGGAGAGGCATATTGTCTCTGTGTTATACGCTTTACAAATGTTCTGTTGTAGTGCCATATCTTTGCACCTGTTGAGGCATCCAGTGCATATACCTTGTCATCAACAGAAGAAAAATAGATTATATTGTTTATAATCAAAGGCGAGGATATAATTTCTGCCTTTATATTGAAATGCCACACCTCTTTTCCATTCTTTGCATCAAGGCAGTAAAGTATGCCGTCATTTGTGCCAAAATAGATTTTGCCCATGAAATATGCAGGTGAGGATTCAATTGCGCCGCTTGTTTTAAACTGCCATAGTGCCTTTTTATCGTTTAAATTGAGGGCATAAAATATCTTGTCAGTGCTCCCTATAAAAGCAACATTGTCAACAACTGCAGGTGAAGAGTTTTGTGTGGGATACATGGGCAGGATATTCCAGATGTTTTTCAAATCAAATGTCCAGTATGACCGAAGCGGCGGCTTTATGGTATCTTCAGTTAATCCGCTCCGTGATGTGTCCTTGAGGTATGTGTCCCATGAATCTGTTTTTATTTCAACAGGTGGAGGTGCAGGTGTCTTTTCTATTGCAACCTGTTTTTTAAAGTTAAAACTAAAATTGAGTGATGAGCAGGCAGGCAGTGTTGAAATGATAAAAAAAATAATGGGGATGTAAACCCGAAAAATGCACTTGATTTTTATGTTTCGGGGCAAACGCAAGATTTGAGCCAAAGACAAGGAAAAGATGGCTGAACAAAACGGAGCATACTGTTTTAAGTATGTGAGTATTTGGACAGACAGATTTGACGCAGTATTTGACCAAAGATTGCGTTTGCCAAAAAATGTAACTGCATTTTTTGGGTAAACGGCTTTTATCCCCTGACTATTACCTTTATGCCTATTATCTAATCCTTTCCACAATATCATTGGCATTCTTCTCCATTTTTATAATATCATCTTTTTCCAGTCCTGCACCCTTTGCAACAATCCTTGCCATACAACTATCCAGAAGGTCTGACGGAGAATGGGAATCGCTGTTTAAAACCAGATTTGCACCGCACCTCATTGCTGCCTTTGCAACATAACCATTGGCAAGGCTGTGTCCTTTCCTTGCACTGATTTCAAGATACACACCTAATTCTCTGGCAAGTTTAACATCCTCTTCTTTTATAAAACCAGGGTGCGCAAGTATGTCTGTCATGGATTCAATGGCAATTCTATTTGTCCCATCTGCTACAGGCTCTACAGGCGTCTCGCCATGGACAACAACAATCTTTGCCCCAAGTTCCCTTGCCTTTTCTACGAGACCTTTAATATGTTCAGGAGGGCAGTGAGTCAATTCTATACCTGGTATAACCTTTATCCTTTCGGTTAGATTAAGCTCCTTTGCAACAAGGACAATACGGGGGATTATGAAATCAATATTAGAGGCATCTGCATGATCTGTTAAGGCAATGGCAGTGTAACCCTTTACCGCTGCCCTTCTGACAATCTCAGATGGCAGTAGTTCGCCATCGCTAAAAAGTGTATGTGTATGCAGATCTATCATTCCTATCTGTCTTGCTTACCCTTCTTTACATCTTGTATTTCCCGAACTCTTCAGGGGAAAGGTTTTCTAATATGTCCAGCCATTCTTCTGATTTCACATCTTTCGGATATTCTTTAATCTTTCTCAAATCAATATTTCTGGATTTTTCAATAACCTTGCTGCTAACAAATATAGGGCTATTTGTTCTCATTGCCAGTGCGATTGCATCGCTTGGACGGGAATCTATTACATGCAGTTCTGACATCCTCTTAAGATGGATTGCAGCATAATAGACATTATCCTTTAGATCATTTATCTCAATCTTTAATATATCAATACCTGTAGTCTTAAGGATTTCCTTTAGCAGGTCATGGGTTAAAGGTCGGGAAAGTTTTATCTTTTCCAATTCTACAGCAATAGCGGTTGCCTCCATAATGCCTATCCATATAGGAAGGGCATTCTTATCTTCCAAGTCTTTTAGAATTACTATTGTTGCATTTGTGTATGGGTCAACCGCAAGGGCTGACACCTTCATTTCTAATAACATATATCCCTATCCATTAAACCCAAATCGTGCATAATCTGGGTTAAAATCAGACAATAATTCCTTTAAGTGAATTAAAATGCCCAGTTATTATTCTAACAGATAAAACCTTTCCAATCAAATCAATTGTGCCAGAAAAATTTACCACCCTGCCGCATCGGGTTCTTCCTGTAATCTCATTCATAGAATCTTTTTTGCTCGTCCCATCTGCTAGAACCTCAACAACCTTTCCAACTATCGCCTTATTCTTTTTGAATGTTATTTCCTTTTGTATGCCCTGTAAAATAGAAAGCCTTTTCGCTTTTATCTCATCAGTTACCTGCTCATCATATCCTGCTGCCTCTGTTCCGGTCCTTGGTGAATAATTAAATGAGAATATATTGTCATATTCAACAGTCCTGATGACATCCATAGTATCATCAAAATCCCTTTCAGCCTCTCCCGGAAAGCCGACAATAATGTCAGTGGTTATTGCTATATCAGGGCATGCCTTTCTTATTCTGTCAATCTTTTCAAGGTAATCTTTTC of the Deltaproteobacteria bacterium genome contains:
- the rimO gene encoding 30S ribosomal protein S12 methylthiotransferase RimO produces the protein MKNRSVCLVSLGCPKNLVDSEVMLGILKEDGYHLVSDEDDADILIVNTCGFISDAKKESVDEILRLAEYKKTGRCRLLIVTGCLTQRYKDELADELPEVDYFIGTGEYFRIADIIKNGAERIIVDKPVYIHDYNTPRILATPRYSAYIKIAEGCSNDCSYCTIPGIRGKFRSRGITSIVKEVENLALQGVKEINLIAQDTTSFGMDRDSKTIEELLRRLVKIEGIEWLRLLYLYPSKITDSLIKLIRDEKKMCKYFDIPIQHISKKILNAMNRTTTRDGITKLIQKIRDKIPDAIIRTSMIVGFPGETEDDFNELMDFVKGIKFDRLGVFKYSKEEGTPAYKMKNQVSDWVKEKRLRKIMHVQKKISLEHNKGIIGSVVRVLVEGVSDETDLLLKGRAVSQAPDIDGITYITSGTANAGDIVSVEITEAGEYDMAGEIMEEDKLLPRFKEMP
- a CDS encoding histidinol phosphate phosphatase domain-containing protein; this translates as MIDLHTHTLFSDGELLPSEIVRRAAVKGYTAIALTDHADASNIDFIIPRIVLVAKELNLTERIKVIPGIELTHCPPEHIKGLVEKARELGAKIVVVHGETPVEPVADGTNRIAIESMTDILAHPGFIKEEDVKLARELGVYLEISARKGHSLANGYVAKAAMRCGANLVLNSDSHSPSDLLDSCMARIVAKGAGLEKDDIIKMEKNANDIVERIR
- a CDS encoding bifunctional nuclease family protein; the encoded protein is MLLEMKVSALAVDPYTNATIVILKDLEDKNALPIWIGIMEATAIAVELEKIKLSRPLTHDLLKEILKTTGIDILKIEINDLKDNVYYAAIHLKRMSELHVIDSRPSDAIALAMRTNSPIFVSSKVIEKSRNIDLRKIKEYPKDVKSEEWLDILENLSPEEFGKYKM
- a CDS encoding aspartate aminotransferase family protein, whose protein sequence is MKDLLNHAKELLTPALTFHTDIIVKKAEGLYIESQDGKRYMDFSSGLATTNVGHRPPLVIDAVKRQLDEIIHSGCIFRYESEVILAQKLKEITPDGIDMFFFSNSGAEAVEGAVKLARFVTKRQGIIAYTGAFHGRTLGALTLTTSSAKYRKNYHPLLPSVFRAPYPYCYRCFLGHTRDTCSMDCFEYLKRMLKHEIIPEEIAAIIIEPVLGEGGYAVPPKEYIVELRNLCTEHGILMILDEVQTGIGRTGKWFASEHFNITPDIIAIAKGIASGFPLSIVAGTKEIMSKWSYGAHGTTFGGNPVSCAAGIATIKTIKRDNLLDNAEKGGNYALTRLKDLQKKYPAIGDVRGLGFMIGIEFIKPVLSSSKTGTDKSPDAEFCKKVCNQCEEDGLILIKCGIDKNIIRFMPPLITTIDEMRKALEILENAIIHSSIATNLSLR
- a CDS encoding rRNA pseudouridine synthase yields the protein MQERLQKIIAQAGIASRRAAEQMILEGRVLVNNRTAAELGTKADPEKDIIKVDGKRILFDTQKVYILLNKPKGCISTAFDPQQRETVVDLIKTGARGKGQGAKIKARVFPVGRLDFDAEGAILLTNDGELTNKLIHPRYKIPKKYLVKVSDAPDEKDIEKLRKGVHLEDGRTLPADVKFVKKTETNSWLEITVYEGRNRLIKRMCFAIGHSVLKLKRIEFAGIKLGNLKPAEYRLLTKREVEGLKNL
- a CDS encoding PQQ-binding-like beta-propeller repeat protein → MILWKGLDNRHKGNSQGIKAVYPKNAVTFFGKRNLWSNTASNLSVQILTYLKQYAPFCSAIFSLSLAQILRLPRNIKIKCIFRVYIPIIFFIISTLPACSSLNFSFNFKKQVAIEKTPAPPPVEIKTDSWDTYLKDTSRSGLTEDTIKPPLRSYWTFDLKNIWNILPMYPTQNSSPAVVDNVAFIGSTDKIFYALNLNDKKALWQFKTSGAIESSPAYFMGKIYFGTNDGILYCLDAKNGKEVWHFNIKAEIISSPLIINNIIYFSSVDDKVYALDASTGAKIWHYNRTFVKRITQRQYASPSYYKNRVYMVFSDGFLVNMDAPSGREIWKKKIYEEDIYVRSTPVIDSGKIYLINGEGVLIVLDAETGDERWRFDITKSIDFAIKKNTIFLLNQGGQIFAVNKITGESLWREKVTKGNPASAIIAGNHLIVASNYSKTFLDVEFLTVYEGYIDIFNIDNGEIVWTENINSTISTTPIAAYNKLLFANNKGKLYIYSSQ